In Legionella cincinnatiensis, the DNA window AACATGCTTTTTAACAAAAAAAATCGAATAAACAGAGAAAGTCATCAAGCATCTTCTTTAACTTGTAACGTATAATTAATGGAAGTTCGACCTAAAAAATAATGTAATTTTTTAGGTCGAACCATTCCAATTTTAAAACGGGATCTCGTATCAATGTCGCGCATTTTCCGGGATAACGTTCGTTTAGCGCCACAAAAGACATAAAATATTGAACTCACGCTAATTAGGATAATTCATGATATGCCACAAATACCAAATGATATTTGCAGTATCATTTTGCGTGGCTTAAACTGATCATAAGGAAATGATGTTGCCATTTTTTCCTGCGTGGCTGCTAGATCCAAAGGAATACTCCGCAACATCCACTCTAACTGACTCTCGTTGGCCAGGTGCTTACCCATTAATGAGTTGGTTTTTGATTATTTGATAAGATTCAAAGCAACGACACGAAGAGCCACCTCTTCAAAATAAAATACAGGGAGTTTTATGAAGATACTATTAGCCTTGCTTCTATTTACACTAATGAGTGCAAACTTATTTGCAGAAAAACTCATTATTGGGGCATCATCCTTCAATCCACCCATGGAAATGCGAGCGACTACAAATAATGTATTTACAGGATTTGAAATTGATCTCCTCAATGAAATTTGTCGTCGAATTAACGCTACATGTGTCTATGAACCCATGACCTTTGAAGATATTATGAAAGCTGTAGCAACAGGGAAAGTTGATTTAGGTATAGACGGCTTTTTTATTACTCAAGAACGGCTTGCCTCTTATTTATTTAGCCTACCCTATTTACAAACTAAAGCCCAATTACTTACAACGGTTGATTCTAATATTGATAGCACTAACGTCAATACAGGAAAACGTATCGGCGTTGAAGCCGGAACCGTATTCAAATCTCTTCTAGAGCAGAAGTATGATAACGTTAAAGTGATCAGTTACGATAATCAACAAAATATGTTAAGAGACTTAGCTGATGAAGACATTGATCTGATTATGTTTGATTTTATTGGCGCATCATATTGGGTACATACCAACCCAGCCAATTTTAAACTAGTTGGCAAAGCAATACCTTTCGGTATGGGTTATGGAATTATGGCTAACCTCAATCAAGGCGCACTTATCTATAGAATCAATAATGCGTTGGATGCTATGGAGAGAGATGGCACTTATTCAAGTATTTACTCCCGATATTTCTAATGGAGCTACAGGGTCTGTTGACAAAAACTTAATAGCCATGATAAAAATAATTCTGTTTCCTGGAGCAGTTAGAAAAATGTTAAAATTTTATACTTTTATTAGTTTAAGTTTAATTGCCAGTATGGGTTTTGCTAAACCTTGCTCCCATTACAGAAGTTGTCTCATATTAAAAAATCAACATCCTCAATTTGCTATGATTAAATGTAATGGGTTAAGCGCCGTTACTTCAGAGGGAAACACGGAAGGATCAACACAATTGGATTTAAGTTATGGAGATGGACTTGGAGCTCCTGAGCCGCGGGCTCTTTATTGCTCATTTATAACTGCACAAACACAACACGACTTTAATTTTTATAATCCCTACTGGGGGTCACGCATTGAATTCAATC includes these proteins:
- a CDS encoding transporter substrate-binding domain-containing protein, whose translation is MKILLALLLFTLMSANLFAEKLIIGASSFNPPMEMRATTNNVFTGFEIDLLNEICRRINATCVYEPMTFEDIMKAVATGKVDLGIDGFFITQERLASYLFSLPYLQTKAQLLTTVDSNIDSTNVNTGKRIGVEAGTVFKSLLEQKYDNVKVISYDNQQNMLRDLADEDIDLIMFDFIGASYWVHTNPANFKLVGKAIPFGMGYGIMANLNQGALIYRINNALDAMERDGTYSSIYSRYF